A genomic segment from Cricetulus griseus strain 17A/GY chromosome 8, alternate assembly CriGri-PICRH-1.0, whole genome shotgun sequence encodes:
- the LOC113835719 gene encoding translation initiation factor IF-2-like — protein sequence MKLEGTAVLRARSPSPLVAWSQAAAGSPPPPTRERGPRGQRLRGEKQRRRRRLKGSASSARLPLRRPPRSGERAAARAWGLAAAAAALTLSAPAGRGAAGGGDPRALSGGPAAVIALPPSARLCRPPRAAARRGAARRGGASARPRQASSPQQPRVPGAHGGGAGARSLPAGKPGARSIPGPAAPRRAAPRATRKARHRLHRSDAPGADPAESPGCAPQLSHIRGEGARARGAGAGGSAGGEGRGGTAHAQAARGPPGTRPAGGGVRATHRPRRGALGVS from the coding sequence ATGAAGCTGGAAGGAACCGCCGTGCTCCGCGCCCGCTCCCCTTCCCCGCTCGTTGCCTGGTCACAGGCCGCGGCTGGGAGCCCGCCCCCCCCCACTCGGGAGCGCGGGCCTCGTGGTCAGCGCCTCCGCGGGGAGAAACAAAGGAGGCGGCGGCGGCTCAAGGGCAGCGCCAGCAGCGCACGCCTCCCCCTCCGGCGGCCGCCACGTAGCGGGGAGCGCGCTGCAGCTCGGGCCTGGGGCCtcgcggcggcggcggcggctcTAACGTTATCCGCGCCCGCCGGCCGCGGCGCGGCTGGGGGAGGGGACCCGCGCGCTTTGTCTGGAGGCCCCGCAGCTGTCATCGCTCTCCCACCCTCGGCACGACTGTGCCGTCCTCCCCGTGCAGCGGCGCGGCGCGGCGCGGCGCGGCGCGGCGGCGCCTCAGCCAGGCCCCGCCAAGCCTCCTCCCCGCAGCAGCCCCGGGTCCCGGGGGCCCACGGCGGGGGCGCGGGGGCCCGCAGCCTCCCCGCAGGGAAGCCGGGCGCACGGAGCATCCCCGGCCCCGCCGCGCCGCGCCGCGCTGCGCCACGCGCGACCAGAAAAGCAAGGCACCGACTTCACCGCTCAGATGCTCCGGGCGCGGATCCTGCAGAGTCTCCCGGCTGCGCGCCTCAGCTCAGCCACATCCGAGGGGAGGGGGCGCGGGCGCGGGGCGCGGGCGCGGGCGGCTCGGccgggggggaggggaggggaggcaccGCCCACGCCCAGGCCGCGCGGGGCCCGCCGGGAACGCGTCCTGCGGGGGGCGGCGTGCGCGCCACTCACCGTCCGCGGCGTGGCGCCTTGGGGGTCTCCTGA
- the Hnrnpa2b1 gene encoding heterogeneous nuclear ribonucleoproteins A2/B1 isoform X2, whose product MEKTLETVPLERKKREKEQFRKLFIGGLSFETTEESLRNYYEQWGKLTDCVVMRDPASKRSRGFGFVTFSSMAEVDAAMAARPHSIDGRVVEPKRAVAREESGKPGAHVTVKKLFVGGIKEDTEEHHLRDYFEEYGKIDTIEIITDRQSGKKRGFGFVTFDDHDPVDKIVLQKYHTINGHNAEVRKALSRQEMQEVQSSRSGRGGNFGFGDSRGGGGNFGPGPGSNFRGGSDGYGSGRGFGDGYNGYGGGPGGGNFGGSPGYGGGRGGYGGGGPGYGNQGGGYGGGYDNYGGGNYGSGNYNDFGNYNQQPSNYGPMKSGNFGGSRNMGGPYGGGNYGPGGSGGSGGYGGRSRY is encoded by the exons ATGGAG aaaaCTTTAGAAACTGTTCCTTTGGAGAGGAAAAAG agagaaaaggagcagTTCCGCAAACTCTTTATTGGTGGCTTAAGCTTTGAAACTACAGAAGAAAGTTTGAGAAACTACTATGAGCAATGGGGAAAGCTCACAGACTGTGTG GTTATGAGAGATCCTGCAAGCAAAAGATCAAGGGGATTTGGATTTGTAACATTCTCATCCATGGCTGAGGTAGATGCTGCCATGGCTGCAAGGCCTCATTCCATTGATGGCAGAGTAGTTGAGCCAAAACGTGCTGTAGCAAGAGAG GAGTCTGGAAAACCAGGAGCCCATGTGACTGTGAAGAAACTGTTTGTCGGTGGAATTAAAGAGGATACTGAGGAACACCACCTTAGAGATTACTTTGAAGAATATGGGAAAATTGATACTATTGAAATAATTACTGATAGGCagtctgggaagaaaagaggctTTGGCTTTGTTACTTTTGATGACCATGATCCTGTGGATAAAATTGTAT tgcAAAAATATCACACCATCAATGGTCACAATGCAGAAGTTAGAAAGGCATTGTCTAGACAAGAAATGCAAGAAGTCCAAAGTTCTAGGAGTGGACGAGGAG GAAACTTTGGTTTTGGTGATTCTCGTGGTGGCGGCGGCAATTTTGGACCAGGACCAGGAAGCAACTTCAGGGGGGGTTCTG ATGGATATGGAAGTGGACGTGGATTTGGGGATGGCTATAATGGGTATGGAGGAGGACCTGGAG GTGGCAATTTTGGAGGTAGCCCTGGttatggaggaggaagaggaggatatgGTGGTGGAGGACCTGGATATGGCAACCAGGGTGGGGGCTACGGAGGTGGTTATGACAACTATGGAGGAG GAAATTATGGAAGTGGAAATTACAATGATTTTGGAAATTATAACCAGCAACCTTCTAACTATGGCCCAATGAAGAGTGGAAACTTTGGTGGTAGCAGGAACATGGGAGGACCATATGGTGGAG GAAACTATGGTCctggaggaagtggaggaagtgGGGGCTATGGTGGAAGGAGCCGATATTGA
- the Hnrnpa2b1 gene encoding heterogeneous nuclear ribonucleoproteins A2/B1 isoform X3 encodes MEREKEQFRKLFIGGLSFETTEESLRNYYEQWGKLTDCVVMRDPASKRSRGFGFVTFSSMAEVDAAMAARPHSIDGRVVEPKRAVAREESGKPGAHVTVKKLFVGGIKEDTEEHHLRDYFEEYGKIDTIEIITDRQSGKKRGFGFVTFDDHDPVDKIVLQKYHTINGHNAEVRKALSRQEMQEVQSSRSGRGGNFGFGDSRGGGGNFGPGPGSNFRGGSDGYGSGRGFGDGYNGYGGGPGGGNFGGSPGYGGGRGGYGGGGPGYGNQGGGYGGGYDNYGGGNYGSGNYNDFGNYNQQPSNYGPMKSGNFGGSRNMGGPYGGGNYGPGGSGGSGGYGGRSRY; translated from the exons ATGGAG agagaaaaggagcagTTCCGCAAACTCTTTATTGGTGGCTTAAGCTTTGAAACTACAGAAGAAAGTTTGAGAAACTACTATGAGCAATGGGGAAAGCTCACAGACTGTGTG GTTATGAGAGATCCTGCAAGCAAAAGATCAAGGGGATTTGGATTTGTAACATTCTCATCCATGGCTGAGGTAGATGCTGCCATGGCTGCAAGGCCTCATTCCATTGATGGCAGAGTAGTTGAGCCAAAACGTGCTGTAGCAAGAGAG GAGTCTGGAAAACCAGGAGCCCATGTGACTGTGAAGAAACTGTTTGTCGGTGGAATTAAAGAGGATACTGAGGAACACCACCTTAGAGATTACTTTGAAGAATATGGGAAAATTGATACTATTGAAATAATTACTGATAGGCagtctgggaagaaaagaggctTTGGCTTTGTTACTTTTGATGACCATGATCCTGTGGATAAAATTGTAT tgcAAAAATATCACACCATCAATGGTCACAATGCAGAAGTTAGAAAGGCATTGTCTAGACAAGAAATGCAAGAAGTCCAAAGTTCTAGGAGTGGACGAGGAG GAAACTTTGGTTTTGGTGATTCTCGTGGTGGCGGCGGCAATTTTGGACCAGGACCAGGAAGCAACTTCAGGGGGGGTTCTG ATGGATATGGAAGTGGACGTGGATTTGGGGATGGCTATAATGGGTATGGAGGAGGACCTGGAG GTGGCAATTTTGGAGGTAGCCCTGGttatggaggaggaagaggaggatatgGTGGTGGAGGACCTGGATATGGCAACCAGGGTGGGGGCTACGGAGGTGGTTATGACAACTATGGAGGAG GAAATTATGGAAGTGGAAATTACAATGATTTTGGAAATTATAACCAGCAACCTTCTAACTATGGCCCAATGAAGAGTGGAAACTTTGGTGGTAGCAGGAACATGGGAGGACCATATGGTGGAG GAAACTATGGTCctggaggaagtggaggaagtgGGGGCTATGGTGGAAGGAGCCGATATTGA
- the Hnrnpa2b1 gene encoding heterogeneous nuclear ribonucleoproteins A2/B1 isoform X4, with product MEKTLETVPLERKKREKEQFRKLFIGGLSFETTEESLRNYYEQWGKLTDCVVMRDPASKRSRGFGFVTFSSMAEVDAAMAARPHSIDGRVVEPKRAVAREESGKPGAHVTVKKLFVGGIKEDTEEHHLRDYFEEYGKIDTIEIITDRQSGKKRGFGFVTFDDHDPVDKIVLQKYHTINGHNAEVRKALSRQEMQEVQSSRSGRGGNFGFGDSRGGGGNFGPGPGSNFRGGSDGYGSGRGFGDGYNGYGGGPGGNYGSGNYNDFGNYNQQPSNYGPMKSGNFGGSRNMGGPYGGGNYGPGGSGGSGGYGGRSRY from the exons ATGGAG aaaaCTTTAGAAACTGTTCCTTTGGAGAGGAAAAAG agagaaaaggagcagTTCCGCAAACTCTTTATTGGTGGCTTAAGCTTTGAAACTACAGAAGAAAGTTTGAGAAACTACTATGAGCAATGGGGAAAGCTCACAGACTGTGTG GTTATGAGAGATCCTGCAAGCAAAAGATCAAGGGGATTTGGATTTGTAACATTCTCATCCATGGCTGAGGTAGATGCTGCCATGGCTGCAAGGCCTCATTCCATTGATGGCAGAGTAGTTGAGCCAAAACGTGCTGTAGCAAGAGAG GAGTCTGGAAAACCAGGAGCCCATGTGACTGTGAAGAAACTGTTTGTCGGTGGAATTAAAGAGGATACTGAGGAACACCACCTTAGAGATTACTTTGAAGAATATGGGAAAATTGATACTATTGAAATAATTACTGATAGGCagtctgggaagaaaagaggctTTGGCTTTGTTACTTTTGATGACCATGATCCTGTGGATAAAATTGTAT tgcAAAAATATCACACCATCAATGGTCACAATGCAGAAGTTAGAAAGGCATTGTCTAGACAAGAAATGCAAGAAGTCCAAAGTTCTAGGAGTGGACGAGGAG GAAACTTTGGTTTTGGTGATTCTCGTGGTGGCGGCGGCAATTTTGGACCAGGACCAGGAAGCAACTTCAGGGGGGGTTCTG ATGGATATGGAAGTGGACGTGGATTTGGGGATGGCTATAATGGGTATGGAGGAGGACCTGGAG GAAATTATGGAAGTGGAAATTACAATGATTTTGGAAATTATAACCAGCAACCTTCTAACTATGGCCCAATGAAGAGTGGAAACTTTGGTGGTAGCAGGAACATGGGAGGACCATATGGTGGAG GAAACTATGGTCctggaggaagtggaggaagtgGGGGCTATGGTGGAAGGAGCCGATATTGA